One genomic segment of Streptomyces sp. TLI_146 includes these proteins:
- a CDS encoding allantoate amidohydrolase, with protein sequence MWRELAPIGRDAGTRGYRRFAWSGADAECREWFRAQADARGLTYEVDRNGNQWAWDGDPTAGDAVVTGSHLDSVPDGGAFDGPLGVVSAFAALDELRRRGAVPTRPLALVNFGDEEGARFGLACVGSRLAAGQLTVEAAHRLRDGDGISLPQAMERAGYDPDAIGPDPERLARIGAFVELHVEQGRALDLSGDAVGIASAIWPHGRWRFDFAGEANHAGTTRLVDRRDPMLTYAETVLAARREAELAGAVATFGKISCEPNGVNAIPSLVRGWLDSRAADQQTLDTVVAAIEAAARDRAARDGVDLTVVRESFTPVVEFGHALRDELAKILGGHTPVLGTGAGHDAGILSGTVPTAMLFVRNPTGVSHSPAEFAGEDDCVAGVLALADVLEGLACR encoded by the coding sequence ATGTGGCGCGAGCTCGCCCCCATCGGGCGGGACGCCGGGACCCGTGGGTACCGCCGGTTCGCCTGGAGCGGCGCCGACGCCGAGTGCCGGGAGTGGTTCCGCGCGCAGGCCGACGCCCGCGGGCTGACCTATGAGGTCGACCGGAACGGGAACCAGTGGGCCTGGGACGGCGACCCCACCGCCGGGGACGCCGTCGTCACCGGGTCGCACCTGGACTCCGTCCCGGACGGCGGCGCCTTCGACGGCCCCCTCGGCGTCGTCTCCGCGTTCGCCGCGCTCGACGAGCTGCGGCGACGGGGAGCCGTACCCACCCGCCCCCTCGCCCTCGTCAACTTCGGCGACGAGGAGGGCGCCCGCTTCGGCCTCGCCTGCGTCGGCTCGCGGCTGGCCGCCGGGCAGCTGACCGTGGAGGCCGCGCACCGGCTGCGCGACGGCGACGGGATCAGCCTGCCGCAGGCGATGGAGCGCGCCGGGTACGACCCGGACGCCATCGGCCCCGACCCCGAACGCCTCGCCCGTATCGGCGCGTTCGTCGAGCTGCACGTGGAACAGGGCCGCGCCCTGGACCTCAGCGGCGACGCCGTCGGCATCGCCTCGGCGATCTGGCCGCACGGCCGCTGGCGGTTCGACTTCGCCGGGGAGGCCAACCACGCGGGCACCACCCGCCTGGTGGACCGGCGCGACCCGATGCTCACGTACGCCGAGACGGTCCTCGCCGCCCGCCGCGAGGCCGAACTCGCGGGCGCGGTCGCCACCTTCGGCAAGATCTCCTGCGAGCCGAACGGCGTCAACGCCATCCCGTCGCTGGTGCGCGGCTGGCTGGACTCGCGCGCCGCCGACCAGCAGACCCTGGACACGGTCGTCGCGGCGATCGAGGCGGCCGCCCGGGACCGCGCCGCCCGCGACGGTGTGGACCTGACCGTCGTACGGGAGTCGTTCACGCCCGTCGTCGAGTTCGGGCACGCCCTGCGCGACGAGCTCGCGAAGATCCTCGGCGGGCACACCCCCGTCCTCGGCACCGGCGCTGGACACGACGCCGGAATCCTCTCCGGGACGGTCCCGACCGCCATGCTGTTCGTACGCAACCCCACCGGCGTCTCGCACTCCCCGGCCGAGTTCGCCGGCGAGGACGACTGCGTGGCCGGGGTGCTCGCACTCGCCGACGTACTGGAGGGCCTGGCGTGCAGGTGA